The Panicum virgatum strain AP13 chromosome 5K, P.virgatum_v5, whole genome shotgun sequence genome has a window encoding:
- the LOC120706494 gene encoding uncharacterized protein LOC120706494 gives MSSGGILLLLATISLFVAGLVKYGERIWALKCGGMSSIRDRFNKWGDTGRVKPYRFVVEGKSEEEILLEAHYSFAACMCAFLDVTLEEAQIEGLRAIDPGYSFGEVVVGEDIYKLIEMELSLMYDILYTKAAVMHTWYGFCIHLTSLLGTAAAFLLFQLSIRGGRGDYNRADVIISYVLLVGALVLETISVCRAVFSSWTCSFFHRNTQRDSTDSGTLALAKWLLHVLVLVRRPVKPASRRLWRDSLGQYNLLHLCYRDTTEPWSRLTTKMGLGEWWNRSHFQGTFSGTDSLPTSDLRNLVLQALPPPEIADLNSRGRMILEKFEAYKDFARWSVSIDFHQSILVWHMATDLFIEVYDAGHESKLVEATRVLSNYMMFLLIVKPDMLPGRAHHNLYLDVSNNFEAFWPVKDSTVMGSPRSWNLCHMIKELFQHEGPTNFSRTPQRKKIAEKLFNSFESYSTESIDPGIDPRRGRFRMTGNSCAALLAKELRDLGRSDTLELIFGVWVEVMIYAAEHCSRESHARQLSSGGEFITIVWLLVHHLMQTARYNKFVRNPHA, from the exons ATGTCTAGTGGTGGAATCTTGCTCCTGCTGGCGACCATCTCCTTGTTCGTTGCTGGTCTTGTGAAGTATGGTGAGAGGATATGGGCACTCAAGTGTGGTGGCATGAGTAGCATCCGCGACAGGTTCAACAAGTGGGGTGACACTGGCAGGGTTAAACCATATCGATTTGTCGTGGAGGGAAAGAGCGAAGAGGAGATCCTGCTTGAAGCTCACTACAGCTTCGCAGCCTGCATGTGCGCCTTCCTTGATGTCACGTTGGAGGAGGCTCAGATCGAGGGTTTACGTGCCATTGATCCAGGGTATTCCTTTGGAGAAGTTGTCGTGGGGGAGGACATATACAAGTTGATCGAGATGGAGCTGTCTCTGATGTACGACATCCTGTACACCAAGGCAGCGGTCATGCACACTTGGTATGGCTTCTGCATCCATCTTACTTCGTTACTTGGCACGGCTGCTGCATTCCTCTTGTTTCAGCTCAGCATCAGAGGAGGCAGGGGAGATTACAACAGGGCCGATGTGATTATTAGTTATGTTTTGCTTGTTGGAGCTTTGGTCCTGGAGACTATATCAGTGTGTAGGGCAGTATTTTCGAGCTGGACATGCTCTTTCTTTCACCGCAACACACAGAGAGATTCCACCGACAGTGGGACTCTTGCTTTGGCAAAATGGCTTCTTCATGTCTTGGTTTTGGTTCGCCGCCCTGTCAAGCCGGCAAGCAGGAGACTGTGGAGGGACTCCCTTGGGCAGTATAATCTGCTCCATCTATGCTACCGTGACACGACTGAGCCATGGAGCAGACTGACTACAAAAATGGGCCTCGGGGAGTGGTGGAACAGGTCGCATTTCCAGGGCACTTTCTCAGGCACTGACTCTTTGCCAACAAGTGATCTCAGGAATCTAGTGTTACAAGCGCTGCCTCCGCCAGAAATTGctgatttaaactcaagaggcCGCATGATACTGGAAAAATTTGAAGCATACAAGGACTTTGCTCGATGGAGTGTGAGCATTGACTTCCACCAGAGCATCCTTGTATGGCACATGGCGACCGATCTGTTTATTGAGGTTTACGACGCTGGCCATGAATCAAAGCTTGTCGAAGCGACAAGGGTGCTATCCAATTACATGATGTTCCTGCTCATTGTAAAACCCGACATGCTGCCAGGCCGTGCACACCACAATTTATATCTCGACGTGTCCAACAATTTTGAGGCCTTTTGGCCTGTTAAGGACAGCACGGTGATGGGATCTCCCAGAAGCTGGAACCTGTGCCATATGATCAAGGAATTGTTCCAACATGAAGGCCCCACCAATTTCTCCAGGACCCCACAGAGAAAGAAGATTGCCGAGAAGCTGTTTAATTCATTTGAATCTTATTCAACG GAATCGATTGATCCAGGCATAGATCCACGCCGCGGACGGTTCCGTATGACAGGCAATTCGTGTGCAGCCTTGCTCGCCAAAGAGCTTCGTGACTTGGGTAGGTCTGACACGTTAGAATTGATCTTCGGAGTGTGGGTGGAGGTGATGATTTATGCCGCGGAACATTGCAGTAGGGAATCGCATGCCAGACAGCTCAGCAGCGGTGGTGAGTTCATTACCATCGTGTGGCTTCTCGTACACCACCTGATGCAGACCGCAAGATACAACAAATTTGTCCGAAATCCACACGCGTAG